In Halothermothrix orenii H 168, the sequence GGATCCCCGCTGATTTCAATATAGTCACCTGTTTCCACCCCTTCTTTCTCCGGACAAATCTGCTGGGGGTGTTCAAGCTCAATAATTTTCTTACCATCTTTTAAACCCCAGGCGATATGATTACACCCGGCAACCATTCCCGGCTCTACCTTAATATAAGGTGTTTCCCGGTGGGTATTTGAGATAATAGGTTCCCGTTTTTCCTTAATCTCATCCAGATCCCACCCAATAGTATCTGCTATCATTCTGATAGATTCCGGAAAACCGATATGACCGGTTATTTCCCCTTTTTCTACCCCTTCCTTGAACTCCTCAGGAGTAGTTCCTACTCCCTGGGTCTTCATAACAGTAGGTCCAAAAGGAGACAGGTCATTAACACGGGTAGCCTTAATCTTATTAATTTTACAGCTTACAGCAGACAGGGTAACCACCAGGGTATCTAGAACAAACCCGGGGTTAACACCTGTTCCCAGGACAGTAACTCCATTTTCCCTGGCTAGTTTATCTATCTTATCTGCAAGCTCTGCTTCCTGGGCTTCAGGATAGGCCATCTCTTCAGCTATCGTAATTACATTTAAACCATTATTGACTGCCCTTTCAATCTGGGGGAATACTTCCCGGGTAAAGGAAGTAGTAGCAATGATAACCAGGTCTGCATCTTTAAAAGTATAGTTAAAATCATTTTCCACCTTGATTCCCAGGGACTCTCCTCCCAGAATTTTACCTAAATCTTTACCTTTTTTGTTCTGGTCCCTGTCAATTCCACCTACCAGTTCTAAACCTCTTTTCTCTGTTATTAACCTGGCCATCCCCGAACCCATAGCCCCCAGTCCCCAGACTACAATTTTAAATCCCATAGGCACCCTCCTTATTTTTTATTTGTTATTTGTTTGTCTTAATTTGTTTTTTAAAACACTACATTAATTATGTTATCCCGCTGTTAAAAACCGGCAGGGGTAAATATTAAATTGCTTATATTTATACACAAATGTATAATATTATACATTTTTAAAGGGGCCCGGAAGACCCCTTTGTTAATACCAGTCTTTAATCTGTTCTAAAAGCCCTTTAATACCCTGTCTAATGGATAATGATCCAGGGAGAAAGCATCGGCAACCGCTTTATAAATAATCTTACCATCATAGACATTTAAACCTAAAGCCAGGGCCCGGTTTTCTTTGAGGGCCTTTTTATATCCTTTGTTGGCCAGTTCCAGGGCATAGGGAAGGGTTACATTGGTCAGGGCATATGTTGAAGTCATTGGCACTGCCCCTGGCATATTGGCAACAGAGTAGTGAATAACGCCATGTTTTTCAAAGACCGGGTCATCATGGGTCGTTGGATAAGTTGTCTCCACACATCCCCCCTGGTCAATAGCCACATCTACGATAACAGACCCCTTCTTCATCTGTTTTATCATCTCTTCTGTCACCAGATGCGGAGCTTTAGCTCCGGGAATGAGGACACCACCAACTACCAGGTCGGCATCTTTAATTTCCCTTTCTATATTATATGCATTGGACATAACTGTTTTTACCCGTCCCCTGAAAATATCATCAACATATCTCAGCTGGGGAGCACTGATGTCCAGAATAGTAACATCAGCTCCCAATCCAACGGCCATCTTGGCAGCATTAATTCCAACCGTTCCTCCTCCTATAATAACAACCTTACCGGGATTAACCCCGGGTACTCCACCCAGTAATAATCCCTTTCCACCATGGGCCTTTTCCAGGAAATGAGCTCCCACCTGGGTAGCCAGCCTACCTGCCACTTCACTCATGGGGGTTAATAAAGGTAAGGAGCCATCATTAAGCTGAATAGTCTC encodes:
- the ord gene encoding 2,4-diaminopentanoate dehydrogenase, translated to MGFKIVVWGLGAMGSGMARLITEKRGLELVGGIDRDQNKKGKDLGKILGGESLGIKVENDFNYTFKDADLVIIATTSFTREVFPQIERAVNNGLNVITIAEEMAYPEAQEAELADKIDKLARENGVTVLGTGVNPGFVLDTLVVTLSAVSCKINKIKATRVNDLSPFGPTVMKTQGVGTTPEEFKEGVEKGEITGHIGFPESIRMIADTIGWDLDEIKEKREPIISNTHRETPYIKVEPGMVAGCNHIAWGLKDGKKIIELEHPQQICPEKEGVETGDYIEISGDPDLKLRIKPEIPGGKGTQAVAVNMIPAVIEARPGLVSMMDLPVPRYIK